One genomic segment of Camelus ferus isolate YT-003-E chromosome 19, BCGSAC_Cfer_1.0, whole genome shotgun sequence includes these proteins:
- the BHLHE23 gene encoding class E basic helix-loop-helix protein 23: MSTCAPGELSGPGGVAMAELKSLSGDAYLALSHGYAAAAAAAAGFAYGAARGPEAARGYGAPGQGGDLPAAPAPRAPAAATESSGEQSGDEDDAFEQQRRRRRGPGGASDGRRRPREQRSLRLSINARERRRMHDLNDALDGLRAVIPYAHSPSVRKLSKIATLLLAKNYILMQAQALDEMRRLVAYLNQGQGLAAPVAAAPLTHFSQAAVYPFSAGAALPCPDKCAAFSGTPSALCKHCNEKP, from the coding sequence ATGAGCACCTGCGCTCCTGGCGAGCTCTCAGGCCCCGGCGGCGTGGCCATGGCAGAGCTCAAGTCGCTGTCGGGGGACGCGTACCTGGCGCTGAGCCATGGCtacgcggcggcggcggcggcggcggcgggcttCGCCTACGGGGCGGCCCGGGGGCCCGAGGCGGCCCGTGGCTACGGCGCGCCGGGCCAGGGCGGAGACCTCCCAGCGGCGCCCGCGCCCCGAGCCCCGGCCGCGGCGACCGAGAGCAGCGGCGAGCAGAGCGGCGACGAGGACGACGCCTTcgagcagcagcggcggcggcggcgcgggcccGGGGGCGCGTCGGAcgggcggcggcggccccggGAGCAGCGCTCGCTGCGCCTGAGCATCAACGCGCGCGAGCGGCGACGCATGCACGACCTGAACGACGCGCTGGACGGGCTGCGGGCCGTCATCCCCTACGCGCACAGCCCGTCGGTGCGCAAGCTCTCCAAGATCGCCACGCTGCTGCTCGCCAAGAACTACATCCTCATGCAGGCGCAGGCCCTGGACGAGATGCGGCGCCTCGTGGCCTACCTCAACCAGGGCCAAGGCCTGGCCGCGCCCGTAGCCGCCGCGCCCTTGACGCACTTCAGCCAGGCCGCCGTGTACCCCTTCTCTGCCGGCGCCGCGCTGCCCTGCCCCGACAAGTGCGCCGCCTTCTCCGGGACGCCCTCGGCGCTTTGCAAACACTGTAACGAGAAGCCGTAA